The following are encoded together in the Culex pipiens pallens isolate TS chromosome 1, TS_CPP_V2, whole genome shotgun sequence genome:
- the LOC120431643 gene encoding putative uncharacterized protein DDB_G0271606, which translates to MKFKLHVLFLAVCIGSTVRADYPSFKPMLAKSPLVGYSAPGWPPKLGSSGASPASAALAAAALKQYMVQLRSGTRLSPVAVRPSPAMLMSLKRPVKSVYSPTYSFLKQPMIKRPILSASAHSPFVLNLNLKPKFQSSPPGPKTGEIVYEKLKPLVSQSRLPSSPKDGAIHTIPAPNLANVKASSKPAVHQLQISTFDDNNHLSSTFATQPTFASYSTPQPVQFHRPPYPPAAPPTHYQVTEEHSNDVTLKNPYSGMKTYFAPDPDPSLPSKTLMPTSDPLSEPSNGRYPPNDLLLQAQTQQAQNHHYLTPSSQTPKPFYDVNAAPQGYAIPLASQPQLQQHILQQTSMLQGMPLSLYNPTYLVTQSNNLYNNHQHQLQSNLFKPESNFLGAVQSPQVAQPPNNVLYNSYSYKHAEPAAASQGQILAATQDQLQELQSAVSQIQLNDLQQQHSHETPTYAQLVGHEQLALHQQQIPQLNQLEQQLQQQLIQQHEKANQHQLTEGEIANLLNFGTINLHDQLSPNDYYHYQIDQEQQQQQQQNQQYHQQQQQSFYELSERQKENDRILAQAQQDLYQQQHQQPYQYNTETPQPQQSTASSEEYLYAYQQHQQAVANALAHGNGDNQNSKRDTTDPAESTPESPLRIFVPDTESEYPNSVTAQRRMDELNYDYADDEEAAQQYNTEPSTSAEQYGNINRADVDVESDEQGEGEEQQQESTVDDPTDAEDLYRQYSNHRLN; encoded by the exons TTCAAACTTCACGTGCTGTTTCTTGCCGTGTGCATCGGTTCGACGGTTCGAGCCGACTATCCGTCGTTCAAGCCGATGCTCGCCAAGTCCCCGCTGGTGGGCTACTCTGCCCCCGGATGGCCACCGAAGCTGGGCTCCTCGGGAGCCTCTCCCGCTTCCGCTGCCCTGGCCGCGGCCGCCCTCAAGCAGTACATGGTTCAGCTGCGCAGCGGAACCCGTTTGTCCCCGGTGGCAGTGCGTCCCTCGCCGGCAATGCTCatgag CCTGAAACGACCGGTGAAGTCGGTGTACTCACCCACGTACTCGTTCCTGAAGCAACCCATGATCAAGAGACCGATACTGAGTGCCTCAGCCCATTCACCGTTCGTGCTGAACTTGAACTTGAAGCCCAAGTTCCAGAGTTCGCCACCGGGGCCCAAAACGGGCGAGATCGTTTATGAAAAGTTGAAGCCG TTGGTGTCCCAATCCCGATTACCTTCGTCGCCCAAGGACGGCGCGATTCACACCATTCCGGCGCCAAATTTGGCCAACGTAAAAGCGTCCTCGAAGCCTGCCGTCCATCAGCTGCAGATCTCGACATTCGACGATAACAACCACCTGTCCAGCACGTTCGCCACGCAGCCAACGTTTGCATCGTACTCGACG CCTCAGCCGGTTCAGTTCCATCGGCCGCCTTATCCGCCAGCGGCGCCACCAACTCACTATCAGGTGACCGAGGAACATAGCAACGATGTCACGTTGAAGAATCCGTACTCCGGAATGAAGACCTACTTCGCACCCGATCCCGATCCGTCCCTTCCGAGCAAAACCCTAATGCCCACGTCCGATCCGTTGAGCGAACCCAGCAACGGCAGATATCCGCCTAATGATCTGCTCCTGCAAGCCCAAACCCAACAGGCCCAGAACCATCACTACCTGACCCCGTCCTCCCAAACCCCGAAACCTTTCTACGATGTCAACGCGGCACCTCAGGGCTATGCCATCCCGTTGGCCAGCCAACCACAGCTGCAACAGCACATCCTCCAGCAAACGTCGATGTTGCAAGGAATGCCACTCTCG CTCTATAATCCAACCTATCTCGTGACCCAGTCCAATAACCTGTACAACAACCATCAACACCAGCTGCAGTCGAACCTGTTCAAGCCGGAGTCCAACTTCTTGGGAGCGGTTCAGAGTCCACAGGTAGCGCAACCACCCAACAATGTCCTGTACAATTCCTACTCTTATAAGCACGCCGAACCAGCGGCCGCCAGCCAAGGTCAGATCCTGGCCGCTACCCAGGACCAACTCCAGGAACTCCAATCAGCCGTCAGTCAGATCCAGCTGAACGACCTGCAACAACAACATTCCCACGAAACGCCCACCTACGCTCAACTCGTTGGCCACGAACAGTTGGCACTTCATCAACAACAAATCCCACAGCTAAACCAGCTTGAGCAACAACTTCAACAACAACTTATCCAACAACACGAGAAAGCCAACCAACATCAACTCACGGAAGGCGAAATCGCGAACCTGCTAAACTTTGGCACCATCAATCTGCACGATCAGCTATCTCCCAACGATTACTACCACTACCAAATCGACCaagaacaacagcagcagcagcagcagaaccagCAATACcaccaacaacagcagcaatcCTTTTACGAACTATCCGAACGGCAGAAGGAAAACGACAGGATCCTAGCGCAAGCCCAGCAAGATCTCTACCAACAGCAGCACCAACAACCCTACCAATACAACACGGAAACTCCGCAACCGCAACAATCGACGGCATCCTCCGAGGAGTACCTGTACGCGTACCAGCAGCACCAGCAAGCCGTAGCCAACGCGCTGGCTCACGGCAACGGGGACAACCAAAACAGCAAACGAGACACCACCGATCCGGCCGAGTCAACCCCGGAAAGCCCCCTGCGGATATTCGTGCCGGACACCGAGAGCGAATACCCGAACAGC GTCACAGCCCAGCGGCGCATGGATGAGCTGAACTACGATTACGCCGACGACGAGGAGGCGGCACAGCAGTACAACACGGAACCGAGCACGTCGGCCGAACAGTACGGCAACATCAACCGAGCGGACGTTGACGTCGAGAGTGACGAGCAGGGTGAGGGCgaggagcagcagcaggaatCGACGGTAGACGATCCGACGGACGCGGAGGACCTGTATCGGCAGTATAGCAATCATCG